In one Dermacentor albipictus isolate Rhodes 1998 colony chromosome 4, USDA_Dalb.pri_finalv2, whole genome shotgun sequence genomic region, the following are encoded:
- the LOC135916009 gene encoding uncharacterized protein: MARRSLSEPSRHVSTKLVRACGPHRPWKLQSQSNMPGKGRGGRTSAASAPARPGRLHSAACVKAVRSCRYRAFSLWCELDGSGSNRHGRTDASESARRVLWWMRLRSSL; this comes from the exons ATGGCTCGAAGATCCCTGTCGGAGCCTTCCAGACATGTGTCGACTAAACTCGTTCGTGCCTGTGGCCC TCATCGCCCTTGGAAGCTTCAAAGCCAGAGCAACATGCCAGGAAAAGGGAGAGGAGGACGCACCTCCGCTGCCTCCGCACCGGCCAGGCCGGGCAGGCTGCATTCCGCCGCCTGCGTAAAAGCTGTCCGCAGCTGCCGCTACCGCGCATTCTCGCTTTGGTGTGAGTTGGACGGATCAG GTTCTAACCGGCATGGCAGGACAGACGCCAGTGAAAGTGCACGTCGAGTACTG